One genomic segment of Agromyces intestinalis includes these proteins:
- a CDS encoding WhiB family transcriptional regulator — translation MGNPEYRSGVPEDWFVDPVRLGVPGVRPAVDDDDPLAWQSDALCAQTDPEAFFPEKGGSTRDAKRICTGCEVRAQCLEYALSNDERFGIWGGLSERERRKLRKRAV, via the coding sequence ATGGGCAATCCTGAATATCGTTCTGGAGTACCTGAAGACTGGTTCGTCGACCCCGTGCGCCTCGGCGTGCCGGGGGTGCGTCCTGCGGTGGATGACGACGATCCGTTGGCGTGGCAGAGCGATGCGCTCTGCGCGCAGACCGATCCCGAAGCGTTCTTCCCCGAGAAGGGCGGCTCGACGCGCGATGCGAAGCGCATCTGCACCGGATGCGAAGTCCGTGCGCAGTGCCTCGAGTACGCACTCTCGAATGACGAGCGTTTCGGTATCTGGGGCGGGCTCTCCGAACGCGAGCGGCGCAAGCTGCGCAAGCGCGCCGTCTGA
- a CDS encoding acyltransferase family protein, translating into MRTHDRWRERVSRQQPSHRDVRRVDGPVSRPSRRDRRVSGRDSGGAVQPAGPGVPAKTGTAHRNNFDALRIAAALAVIVGHGFELTGHASAVPRVLGFPLHTLGVQVFFIISGYLIATSWIRSPRLTHYLRNRALRIFPALAAVVLASVFILGPIISSLSVSEYFRSDRTWNYLLNIFLRPVYDLPGVFSENAFSHSVNGSLWTLPIEFACYLFVPILLFVKRPALAVLVFALASVGVSRFVDEPLIAYGTSWQRAFGLWVAFAAGMLMAVLSRKIQRRADVALVLLVVQVLVAASFDPPTARAVAWITLPYVVITFGMMSTPGLRSVSRFGDISYGLYIFAFPVQQLIVMRYPGIPLAANVMIVTVVTALLAFASWHAIEKHALRLKARPSRGRPEAARDANAVRGPATGEGPAALET; encoded by the coding sequence GTGCGAACTCACGATCGGTGGCGTGAACGTGTATCGCGACAGCAACCATCTCACCGCGACGTTCGCCGCGTCGATGGCCCCGTATCTCGCCCGAGCCGCCGGGATCGCAGAGTGAGCGGCCGCGACTCCGGCGGCGCGGTGCAGCCCGCTGGCCCGGGCGTGCCGGCGAAGACCGGCACGGCCCACCGCAACAACTTCGATGCGCTTCGGATCGCGGCCGCGCTCGCGGTGATCGTGGGGCACGGGTTCGAGCTGACCGGGCACGCATCGGCGGTGCCGCGTGTGCTCGGGTTCCCGCTGCACACGCTCGGAGTGCAGGTGTTCTTCATCATCAGCGGATACCTCATCGCGACGTCGTGGATACGATCACCGCGGCTGACGCACTACCTCCGCAATCGCGCACTGCGGATCTTTCCGGCGCTCGCCGCGGTGGTCCTCGCGTCCGTGTTCATCCTCGGGCCGATCATCAGTTCGCTGAGTGTGTCGGAGTACTTCCGCAGTGATCGAACGTGGAACTACCTCCTGAACATCTTCCTGCGGCCCGTCTACGACCTGCCGGGCGTGTTCTCGGAGAACGCCTTCTCGCACTCCGTGAACGGGTCGTTGTGGACCTTGCCGATCGAGTTCGCCTGCTATCTGTTCGTGCCGATCCTGCTGTTCGTCAAGCGACCGGCGTTGGCGGTGCTGGTCTTCGCGTTGGCGAGCGTCGGCGTCTCGCGTTTCGTCGATGAGCCGCTGATCGCGTATGGCACGTCGTGGCAGCGTGCGTTCGGGCTCTGGGTCGCGTTCGCCGCGGGCATGCTCATGGCGGTCTTGAGTCGGAAGATCCAGCGGCGAGCAGATGTCGCGCTGGTCCTCCTGGTGGTGCAGGTTCTGGTGGCCGCGTCCTTCGATCCCCCTACGGCCCGAGCGGTGGCATGGATCACGCTGCCATACGTGGTCATCACGTTCGGCATGATGAGTACGCCCGGTCTCCGATCGGTCTCCCGGTTCGGCGATATCTCCTACGGGCTGTATATCTTCGCGTTCCCGGTCCAGCAGCTCATCGTGATGAGGTATCCGGGTATCCCGCTGGCCGCGAACGTGATGATCGTCACGGTGGTCACCGCGCTCCTCGCGTTCGCATCGTGGCACGCGATCGAGAAGCATGCGCTCCGGCTCAAGGCACGCCCTTCGCGCGGCAGGCCAGAGGCGGCCCGCGACGCGAACGCAGTGCGAGGACCGGCGACCGGAGAAGGGCCGGCGGCACTGGAGACCTGA
- a CDS encoding HTTM domain-containing protein, whose protein sequence is MPIDARSTVPVPHRWVRQWATPPQVLAVARVAFAIGLLLVWQPLDAAPLGSLPAEVYFAPLGPMVLLGGFPPTWWLVALEVGSRGALAALALGWRTRAAGLTFAVIETILSGYRYSTGKIDHDILLYTVVPAVMSFSAWGDRLSIDSLIRPRRARADASAIAVSLVAVATAVEFATSGIAKAATGWLDPTSSAVEAWARQYEQSSSLRAVGETLLASDSLLLWKSFDVATVVFELGFLVAIVSRRVTRWYVLGAVGFHLGILLVLGIDFSKLTLVYLILLGTLGAKALAPLPLARGRRAASWRWLIWPGVTAAAIGVYWTSFDVRTLGPSLAGYSSRSVIGFVALIAFGVIVIATARRAPERSLSPRLPRFADPVVLGAGALALGIGPMTLFTLSEPFPAVMGPLFMGNQSEDRAITTFRQRFLLMHDDESAPISAAEFYAVRDPYATSLGEFQFPRSVETWPRAVGSARIAELSALGHRFSWIPVHGDPADVGDAQRQDLADRFPDATGIEIRWQESTSVDGEPIEERIARRYLIPLTADR, encoded by the coding sequence GTGCCAATCGACGCCCGATCGACGGTGCCCGTCCCTCACCGCTGGGTTCGGCAGTGGGCAACCCCTCCGCAGGTGCTCGCAGTCGCGCGCGTCGCGTTCGCGATCGGGCTCCTGCTCGTCTGGCAGCCGCTCGACGCGGCTCCGCTCGGAAGCCTTCCCGCCGAGGTGTACTTCGCGCCGCTCGGGCCGATGGTGCTGCTCGGCGGATTCCCGCCGACCTGGTGGCTCGTCGCGCTCGAGGTCGGCTCACGGGGGGCGCTCGCCGCACTCGCCCTGGGCTGGCGAACGCGTGCCGCCGGCCTGACGTTCGCGGTCATCGAGACGATCCTCTCGGGCTACCGCTACAGCACCGGGAAGATCGACCACGACATCCTGCTCTATACGGTGGTGCCGGCCGTCATGTCGTTCTCCGCGTGGGGGGATCGGCTCTCGATCGACTCGCTCATCCGTCCTCGGCGAGCTCGTGCGGATGCCTCTGCCATCGCGGTCTCGCTGGTCGCCGTCGCGACCGCGGTGGAGTTCGCGACATCGGGTATCGCGAAGGCGGCGACCGGATGGCTCGATCCGACCTCATCCGCGGTCGAGGCCTGGGCCCGCCAGTACGAACAGTCGTCTTCGCTCCGAGCCGTGGGTGAGACGCTGCTCGCGAGCGACAGCCTCCTGCTCTGGAAGTCGTTCGACGTCGCGACCGTCGTGTTCGAGCTCGGATTCCTCGTCGCGATCGTGTCCCGACGAGTCACCCGCTGGTACGTGCTCGGCGCCGTCGGGTTCCACCTCGGCATCCTGCTCGTGCTCGGAATCGATTTCTCGAAGCTGACCCTGGTCTACCTCATCCTGCTCGGCACGCTGGGTGCGAAAGCACTCGCGCCGCTTCCGTTGGCGAGAGGTCGTCGAGCCGCGTCGTGGCGATGGCTGATCTGGCCGGGCGTGACGGCGGCAGCCATCGGCGTCTACTGGACGTCATTCGACGTCAGAACCCTGGGCCCATCGCTGGCCGGGTACTCGTCGCGGTCGGTGATCGGCTTCGTCGCGCTGATCGCGTTCGGGGTGATCGTGATCGCGACCGCCCGCAGGGCGCCCGAGCGATCGCTGTCACCGCGCCTCCCGCGCTTCGCGGACCCCGTCGTCCTCGGCGCAGGCGCGCTCGCGCTCGGCATCGGACCGATGACCCTCTTCACCCTTTCGGAGCCGTTTCCCGCGGTCATGGGTCCGTTGTTCATGGGGAATCAATCCGAGGACCGTGCCATCACCACCTTTCGACAACGATTCCTCCTGATGCACGACGATGAATCCGCCCCCATCTCGGCGGCGGAGTTCTACGCCGTCCGCGATCCGTACGCGACGAGTCTCGGCGAGTTCCAGTTCCCGCGCAGCGTCGAGACCTGGCCACGCGCCGTCGGGAGCGCGCGCATCGCGGAGCTCTCAGCTCTCGGCCACCGATTCAGCTGGATCCCCGTGCACGGGGATCCAGCTGACGTCGGGGATGCGCAACGACAGGACCTCGCGGACCGCTTCCCGGATGCGACCGGCATCGAGATCCGGTGGCAGGAATCCACCAGTGTCGACGGGGAACCGATCGAAGAACGGATCGCCAGGCGATACCTCATCCCGCTGACCGCCGACCGCTGA
- a CDS encoding acyltransferase family protein produces MTLLADAPARPAVPPTARRGDIEGLRAIAALLVAAFHIWLGRVSGGVDVFFVVSGFLITMTIVRQIDRFGTVRPLVYVGRLARRLLPAALIVLAVTGVAALLILSLAARERTFSEIAAAAGYVENWFLAFSSIDYLARDAFHSPVQHFWAMSAQGQFYLIWLVLGLVVVWIVRRSAIGVRSALIAGISVVLAASFAWSVVSTANNQAFAYYDTFARVWEFALGGLTALVLTRIPLSRRLASVLGWFGVAAIITCGLLLQVSELFPGWAALWPAGAAVLVLWAHVQPTRYGADRFLGLRPLVWLGGLSYGIYLWHWPIFVFALYLRDGRPLGVLAGMAVIAAAIGLAWLTKRCVERPFTTAADSEPTRRVARAGLAVALAVVLIASFGAGMFERNRADAQVAAEQALIANPDACLGAAYRVEPECAGVVPRSPAIPESPPHDRSEAYAPECSVPPTEYAFRECSWGPDDAEKRIVLIGNSHAVSWFPAVKAIIESHGWRLDLFFKSACAFNTAERDLAADVRRSCTEWNGKLQEVLAEREPYDYLLTSYFAGEAEFVDAEGNPSDRAGIDGFRAAWEPAVERGTEVWAVRDIPTMSKTMHECYQQHLDELELCGALLRSDAIEEEDLIVAAGAGQDGVKVIDLTEYLCSETECELTIGGVNVYRDSNHLTATFAASMAPYLARAAGIAE; encoded by the coding sequence ATGACGCTTCTCGCCGATGCTCCCGCGCGCCCGGCCGTCCCTCCGACGGCTCGACGTGGAGATATCGAGGGGCTCAGGGCGATTGCGGCCCTCCTCGTCGCCGCGTTCCACATCTGGCTCGGACGGGTGTCGGGCGGTGTGGACGTGTTCTTCGTGGTGTCGGGATTCCTGATCACCATGACGATCGTTCGCCAGATCGATCGCTTCGGCACGGTTCGACCGTTGGTCTATGTGGGCCGGCTCGCGCGACGGCTGCTTCCCGCAGCACTCATCGTGCTCGCCGTGACGGGCGTGGCGGCGCTCCTCATCCTCTCGCTCGCGGCCAGAGAGCGAACCTTCTCGGAGATCGCCGCCGCCGCCGGGTACGTCGAGAATTGGTTCCTCGCGTTCTCGTCCATCGACTACCTGGCTCGCGACGCGTTCCACTCTCCGGTCCAGCACTTCTGGGCGATGTCCGCGCAAGGGCAGTTCTATCTGATCTGGCTCGTGCTGGGGCTGGTGGTGGTCTGGATCGTTCGCCGATCCGCGATCGGGGTCAGGAGTGCGCTCATCGCGGGCATCTCCGTCGTGTTGGCGGCGTCGTTCGCCTGGTCGGTCGTCTCGACCGCGAACAACCAGGCGTTCGCCTATTACGACACGTTCGCACGCGTGTGGGAGTTCGCGCTCGGCGGCCTCACCGCGCTGGTGCTGACCAGGATCCCGCTTTCGCGAAGACTCGCCAGCGTGCTCGGCTGGTTCGGAGTCGCGGCGATCATCACGTGCGGATTGCTCCTCCAGGTCTCCGAGCTGTTCCCGGGCTGGGCGGCGCTCTGGCCTGCCGGTGCGGCGGTACTCGTGCTCTGGGCGCACGTGCAGCCGACGCGGTACGGCGCCGACCGGTTCCTGGGGCTCCGACCGCTCGTCTGGCTCGGCGGCCTGTCGTACGGGATCTACCTCTGGCATTGGCCGATCTTCGTCTTCGCGCTGTATCTTCGCGACGGTCGGCCCCTCGGCGTGCTCGCGGGCATGGCGGTGATCGCGGCCGCGATCGGGCTGGCGTGGCTCACGAAGCGATGCGTCGAACGACCGTTCACCACCGCGGCGGATTCGGAGCCGACCCGACGTGTCGCGCGAGCAGGATTGGCGGTCGCGCTCGCCGTCGTGCTGATCGCATCGTTCGGCGCCGGCATGTTCGAACGGAATCGCGCCGACGCGCAGGTCGCTGCCGAACAGGCGCTGATCGCGAACCCCGATGCATGTCTCGGTGCTGCATACCGGGTCGAACCCGAGTGCGCCGGAGTCGTGCCGCGCTCTCCCGCGATCCCCGAGAGCCCGCCCCATGATCGGTCGGAGGCGTACGCGCCCGAGTGCAGTGTTCCGCCGACGGAGTACGCGTTTCGGGAATGCTCGTGGGGTCCCGACGACGCTGAGAAGCGGATCGTGCTGATCGGCAACAGTCACGCGGTCTCGTGGTTTCCGGCGGTGAAGGCGATCATCGAGTCACACGGCTGGCGGTTGGATCTGTTCTTCAAGTCGGCGTGCGCGTTCAATACCGCCGAGCGCGATCTCGCGGCGGACGTCCGGCGCTCGTGCACCGAATGGAACGGGAAGCTGCAGGAGGTCCTCGCCGAACGCGAGCCCTACGACTATCTGTTGACGAGCTACTTCGCCGGGGAGGCCGAATTCGTGGATGCCGAGGGAAACCCGAGCGATCGAGCGGGCATCGACGGGTTCCGGGCCGCGTGGGAACCGGCGGTGGAGCGGGGCACCGAGGTGTGGGCGGTACGAGACATCCCGACGATGTCGAAGACGATGCACGAGTGCTACCAGCAGCACCTCGATGAACTCGAGCTCTGCGGCGCGTTGCTGCGCAGCGACGCGATCGAGGAGGAGGATCTGATCGTCGCGGCGGGCGCGGGACAGGACGGGGTGAAGGTGATCGACCTCACTGAGTACCTCTGCTCGGAGACCGAGTGCGAACTCACGATCGGTGGCGTGAACGTGTATCGCGACAGCAACCATCTCACCGCGACGTTCGCCGCGTCGATGGCCCCGTATCTCGCCCGAGCCGCCGGGATCGCAGAGTGA
- the galE gene encoding UDP-glucose 4-epimerase GalE translates to MTWLVTGGAGYIGAHVARAFAAKGIEAVVLDDLSTGRVEFVPTGTPFVQGSILDGSLIENTVERFGVTGVVHLAGFKFAGVSVQEPLRAYHQNVTGTATLLAAMEHTGVERMVFSSSAAVYGTPDVDLVTEGTPKHPESPYGESKLIGEWLLADQGRAQGLRHTSLRYFNVVGSGTPDIYDVSPHNLFPLVFDALLAGRTPRINGDDYPTPDGTCVRDYIHVADLADAHVVAAQRLDAGQVIEPVYNLGSGDGVSVGEIMRAVAEVTGIDFTPEIAPRRQGDPARIVASGELAARDLDWRMRHTLAEMVESAWQARKAAA, encoded by the coding sequence ATGACCTGGTTAGTGACCGGTGGAGCCGGCTACATCGGCGCCCACGTGGCCCGCGCCTTCGCGGCCAAGGGCATCGAGGCGGTCGTGCTCGACGACCTGTCGACCGGGCGCGTGGAGTTCGTGCCGACGGGCACCCCGTTCGTGCAGGGCTCGATCCTCGACGGGTCGCTCATCGAGAACACCGTCGAGCGCTTCGGCGTGACGGGCGTCGTGCACCTGGCCGGGTTCAAGTTCGCCGGCGTCTCGGTGCAGGAACCTCTGCGCGCCTACCACCAGAACGTCACGGGCACGGCCACGCTGCTCGCCGCGATGGAGCACACCGGCGTCGAGCGCATGGTGTTCTCGTCGAGCGCCGCCGTCTACGGCACGCCCGACGTCGACCTCGTCACCGAGGGCACCCCGAAGCATCCCGAGTCGCCCTATGGCGAGTCGAAACTCATCGGCGAGTGGCTGCTCGCCGACCAGGGCCGCGCGCAGGGCCTGCGCCACACCAGCCTGCGCTACTTCAACGTGGTCGGTTCCGGCACCCCCGACATCTACGATGTCAGCCCGCACAACCTGTTCCCACTCGTCTTCGACGCGCTGCTGGCGGGTCGTACGCCGCGCATCAACGGCGACGACTACCCGACCCCCGACGGCACCTGCGTGCGCGACTACATCCACGTCGCCGACCTCGCCGACGCGCACGTCGTCGCGGCGCAACGGCTCGACGCCGGCCAAGTCATCGAGCCGGTCTACAACCTCGGCTCGGGCGACGGCGTATCGGTCGGCGAGATCATGCGCGCGGTCGCCGAGGTGACCGGCATCGACTTCACCCCCGAGATCGCGCCGCGACGTCAGGGCGACCCCGCGCGCATCGTGGCGTCGGGTGAACTCGCCGCCCGCGACCTCGACTGGCGGATGCGCCACACCCTCGCCGAGATGGTCGAGAGCGCCTGGCAGGCCCGCAAAGCCGCGGCCTGA
- a CDS encoding glycosyltransferase family 2 protein — protein MAPGDRTVGWVSVVMPVHDVERYVDAAIRSVLAQGRWRVEIVVVDDASTDGTTERVRRWVARDSRVRLVEASFGDVNASRNLGIAEARGEYLAFLDGDDLMLAGALRDLVGALEASGSDFAVGGYDRLLGGRRTPPAFWISEAHGQDRRATSAAEFPQIMVNAVQWTKVYRRSFWDAAGLAFPEGGHFQDQLVSASAYARAERIDVLARPVVSWRIRSDGSSMTQQSVRPAQVHDRFATAVGALEVLEHESTTAVHLARLGQFLGYDAAVAAAELPRMGDEAYAALRSGLTALAPDADDPVWHVVPAEYKVLFEFVLRDDRARALEYIARGGLDLLRHDLVRIDGVDYVRMPFWGDESAAVPLVRFRAAPRELRAFAAASDR, from the coding sequence GTGGCACCGGGCGACCGCACGGTCGGTTGGGTCAGCGTCGTGATGCCGGTGCACGATGTCGAGCGCTACGTCGACGCCGCGATCCGCTCGGTGCTCGCCCAGGGGCGCTGGCGGGTCGAGATCGTCGTCGTCGACGATGCATCGACCGACGGCACCACCGAGCGGGTGCGCCGTTGGGTGGCGCGTGACTCGCGGGTGCGACTCGTCGAGGCATCCTTCGGTGACGTGAACGCCAGTCGCAATCTCGGCATCGCCGAAGCGCGCGGCGAGTACCTGGCGTTCCTCGACGGCGACGACCTCATGCTGGCAGGCGCACTGCGCGACCTCGTCGGCGCGCTCGAGGCATCCGGTTCCGACTTCGCGGTCGGCGGATACGACCGCCTCCTCGGCGGGCGACGAACGCCGCCCGCGTTCTGGATCAGTGAGGCTCATGGGCAGGATCGGCGCGCGACCTCGGCTGCGGAGTTTCCGCAGATCATGGTGAACGCCGTGCAGTGGACGAAGGTGTACCGCCGCAGCTTCTGGGATGCCGCGGGGCTCGCGTTTCCCGAGGGCGGGCACTTCCAAGACCAGTTGGTGAGCGCGAGCGCGTACGCCCGCGCCGAGCGCATCGACGTGCTCGCCCGCCCGGTGGTCTCGTGGCGCATCCGGTCAGACGGCTCCTCGATGACCCAGCAGAGTGTGCGGCCCGCGCAGGTGCACGACCGCTTCGCGACCGCGGTCGGCGCGCTCGAGGTGCTCGAGCACGAGTCGACGACGGCGGTGCACCTCGCGAGGCTCGGGCAGTTCCTCGGCTACGACGCGGCCGTCGCGGCCGCCGAACTGCCGCGGATGGGCGATGAGGCGTACGCCGCGCTGCGATCGGGGCTCACCGCGCTCGCTCCCGACGCCGACGACCCGGTCTGGCACGTGGTGCCCGCCGAGTACAAGGTGCTGTTCGAGTTCGTGCTGCGCGACGATCGGGCCCGGGCGCTCGAGTACATCGCTCGGGGAGGACTCGACCTGCTCCGGCACGACCTCGTACGCATCGACGGGGTCGACTACGTGCGGATGCCGTTCTGGGGCGACGAATCGGCCGCCGTGCCGCTCGTCAGGTTCCGAGCGGCACCGCGCGAGCTCAGGGCGTTCGCCGCGGCATCCGACCGCTGA
- a CDS encoding GlxA family transcriptional regulator, whose product MLKTVACIAVPQMAPFEFGVICEVFGIDRTEHGGVAFDFHVVTAEPGPIPTKLGFSINVDEGLEFAATADLIAVPASPVGTPADEAVLRVIRDAAERGAWVLSVCSGSFMLAEAGVLDGRRATTHWMYADLLAERYPSIEVDPDVLFVQDGNIVTGAGTAAGIDAALHIVRTELGVAQANIVARRMVVPPQRDGGQSQFIRTPVVECRSDSLAAVTTWMVEHLDEELTVDRLARKALMSPRTFARKFRAETGTTPNAWLNRQRLLRAQELLEGSDLSLEEIARETGFGAASVMRHHFVKVLQTTPTAYRRTFGSHLGVLSAVEPDADLSSVAS is encoded by the coding sequence ATGCTCAAGACCGTCGCCTGCATCGCCGTGCCGCAGATGGCGCCCTTCGAGTTCGGCGTGATCTGCGAGGTGTTCGGCATCGACCGCACCGAGCACGGCGGGGTCGCGTTCGACTTCCACGTCGTCACCGCCGAGCCCGGGCCGATCCCGACCAAGCTCGGCTTCTCGATCAACGTCGACGAGGGCCTCGAGTTCGCGGCCACCGCCGACCTCATCGCCGTTCCCGCATCCCCGGTCGGAACGCCGGCCGACGAGGCCGTGCTCCGAGTCATCCGCGACGCCGCCGAACGCGGCGCATGGGTGCTGAGCGTCTGCTCTGGCTCGTTCATGCTCGCCGAGGCCGGCGTGCTCGACGGCCGCCGCGCGACCACGCACTGGATGTACGCCGACCTGCTGGCCGAGCGCTACCCCTCGATCGAGGTCGACCCCGATGTGCTGTTCGTCCAAGACGGCAACATCGTCACCGGTGCCGGCACCGCGGCCGGCATCGACGCGGCCCTGCACATCGTGCGCACCGAGCTCGGCGTCGCACAGGCCAATATCGTCGCTCGTCGCATGGTGGTGCCGCCCCAGCGCGACGGCGGGCAGTCGCAGTTCATCCGCACGCCCGTCGTCGAGTGCCGCAGCGACTCGCTCGCCGCCGTGACCACGTGGATGGTCGAGCACCTCGACGAGGAGCTCACCGTCGACCGCCTCGCCCGCAAGGCCCTCATGTCGCCCCGCACGTTCGCGCGCAAGTTCCGCGCCGAGACCGGCACCACCCCGAACGCCTGGCTCAACCGTCAGCGCCTTCTGCGCGCCCAGGAGCTGCTCGAGGGCAGCGACCTCAGCCTCGAGGAGATCGCCCGCGAGACCGGCTTCGGCGCGGCATCGGTCATGCGCCACCATTTCGTGAAGGTGCTGCAGACCACGCCGACCGCGTATCGGCGCACCTTCGGGTCGCACCTGGGCGTGCTGTCTGCGGTGGAGCCGGACGCGGACCTCTCGTCGGTCGCGAGCTGA